The Actinomadura sp. WMMB 499 genome includes a window with the following:
- a CDS encoding bifunctional 2-polyprenyl-6-hydroxyphenol methylase/3-demethylubiquinol 3-O-methyltransferase UbiG has translation MDTIEVRRVAGRGLEDANWWCRERRAILAGELLRFSAPGAAVDVGAGAGAAARLLGEHGWHATAIDLDPDAVAVARAHGVEAYVGDARYLQLPGEGFDLALALEVLEHVEEDRRAVAELARVLRPGGTALVSVASDMALWSARDVSAGRVRRYGRRGLVELLEGAGLLVERVWSRGVLVRPVPRLLRHRMSRRDDLAPLHPALNGALRVSAAVERRLPVRSWPGTCLFARTRRPG, from the coding sequence GTGGACACGATCGAGGTCCGGCGGGTCGCGGGACGGGGACTCGAGGACGCGAACTGGTGGTGCCGGGAGCGGCGCGCGATCCTGGCCGGTGAGCTGCTGCGCTTCAGCGCGCCCGGCGCGGCGGTGGACGTCGGGGCCGGGGCGGGCGCGGCGGCGCGGCTGCTCGGCGAGCACGGGTGGCACGCGACGGCGATCGACCTGGACCCGGACGCCGTGGCGGTGGCGCGCGCGCACGGCGTCGAGGCGTACGTGGGGGACGCGCGTTACCTGCAGCTCCCCGGCGAGGGGTTCGACCTCGCGCTGGCGCTGGAGGTCCTGGAGCACGTCGAGGAGGACCGGCGGGCGGTGGCCGAACTCGCGCGCGTCCTGCGGCCGGGCGGGACGGCGCTGGTGTCGGTGGCGTCGGACATGGCGCTGTGGTCGGCGCGGGACGTGTCCGCCGGGCGGGTCCGGCGGTACGGGCGGCGGGGGCTGGTGGAGCTGCTGGAGGGCGCGGGGCTGCTGGTGGAGCGGGTGTGGAGCCGGGGCGTGCTGGTGCGGCCGGTGCCGCGGCTGCTGCGGCACCGGATGTCGCGGCGCGACGACCTGGCGCCGCTGCATCCGGCGCTGAACGGGGCGCTGCGGGTGTCGGCGGCGGTGGAGCGGCGGCTGCCGGTCCGGTCGTGGCCGGGGACGTGCCTGTTCGCGCGCACCCGCCGTCCCGGCTGA
- a CDS encoding SRPBCC domain-containing protein: protein MELDHDFTVPVPVDQAWSVLLDVERIAPCMPGATLDAVDGDEYRGRMKVRVGAMTITYRGTVKIVAADEAAREVTLEASAKEARGSGTAAATVRAALREEDGTTRVTVRTELNVTGRPAQFGRNILAEVGAKIITRFAKNLATEIESPTAPDTAAQSGAPNAPSPKDDTSAKDGPSTKGQTPAKDDTSTTAGTPAKGGATANGGASTKDETPAQGEASAQGEASAQDGATAKGETPAKDGPSTTAGTPAKGAATAERGASTKDETPAKGGAAADGGASAVSTGGAAEPEVAGAEVARPVTGAPKPEAPEPDARVARVRGARFDDEAIDLLEVAGPSLAKRAVPALGGLVLLLLVIRLLARRRK from the coding sequence ATGGAGCTCGACCACGACTTCACCGTGCCCGTGCCGGTGGATCAGGCCTGGTCGGTGCTGCTCGACGTGGAGCGCATCGCCCCCTGCATGCCGGGCGCCACCCTCGACGCGGTCGACGGCGACGAGTACCGCGGCCGGATGAAGGTGCGGGTCGGTGCGATGACCATCACCTATCGCGGCACGGTCAAGATCGTCGCAGCCGACGAGGCGGCCCGCGAGGTGACCCTCGAGGCGTCCGCGAAGGAGGCCCGCGGCTCCGGCACGGCCGCCGCCACCGTGCGGGCCGCCCTGCGGGAGGAGGACGGCACGACGCGCGTCACCGTCCGCACCGAGCTCAACGTGACGGGCCGTCCCGCCCAGTTCGGCCGCAACATCCTCGCCGAGGTCGGCGCCAAGATCATCACCCGTTTCGCGAAGAACCTCGCCACCGAGATCGAGTCCCCCACCGCCCCCGACACCGCCGCGCAGTCCGGCGCGCCGAACGCCCCCTCCCCGAAGGACGACACGTCCGCGAAGGACGGCCCGTCCACGAAGGGCCAGACGCCCGCGAAGGACGACACGTCCACGACGGCCGGGACACCCGCGAAGGGCGGAGCCACCGCCAACGGCGGCGCCTCCACGAAGGACGAGACGCCCGCGCAGGGGGAGGCGTCCGCGCAGGGGGAGGCGTCCGCGCAGGACGGCGCCACCGCGAAGGGCGAGACGCCCGCGAAGGACGGCCCGTCCACGACGGCCGGGACACCCGCGAAGGGCGCAGCCACCGCCGAACGTGGCGCCTCCACGAAGGACGAGACGCCCGCGAAGGGCGGAGCCGCCGCGGACGGCGGGGCCTCCGCGGTGAGCACCGGCGGGGCGGCGGAGCCGGAGGTCGCCGGGGCCGAGGTCGCGCGGCCGGTCACGGGCGCCCCCAAGCCCGAGGCGCCGGAGCCCGACGCTCGGGTCGCGCGGGTGCGGGGGGCTCGGTTCGACGACGAGGCGATCGATCTGCTCGAGGTCGCGGGGCCGTCGCTGGCCAAGCGGGCCGTCCCGGCACTCGGCGGGCTCGTGCTGCTGCTGCTCGTGATCCGGCTCCTCGCCCGCCGCCGGAAGTAG
- a CDS encoding xanthine dehydrogenase family protein subunit M, with product MIPATFDYTRPATVDDAVAALADAGEDAKILAGGQSLMPLLRMRLAFPEILIDLDRVDALREIRDDGDALVIGAMATHHQVIGDPLVRAHAPLLVRATETVADPAVRHRGTFAGSLAHADPAGDLPAVALALDAVLLARSPRGEREIPAAEFFVDWMTSALEPDEILTGVRVPKLGDGWGVHYEKFHRTAQAWAIVGVACAVRRENGTVAEARVALTNVGPAPVRASAVEAAAAGRTVSADALRAAAEPAAEGLAPPADLHGSSEYRSHLARVLTARALTAAAAV from the coding sequence GTGATCCCCGCGACGTTCGACTACACCCGTCCGGCCACGGTGGACGACGCCGTCGCCGCGCTCGCCGACGCGGGCGAGGACGCGAAGATCCTCGCGGGCGGGCAGAGCCTCATGCCGCTGCTGCGGATGCGGCTCGCCTTCCCCGAGATCCTCATCGACCTCGACCGCGTCGACGCGCTGCGGGAGATCCGCGACGACGGGGACGCCCTGGTCATCGGCGCGATGGCCACGCACCACCAGGTGATCGGCGACCCGCTCGTCCGGGCGCACGCGCCGCTGCTCGTCCGGGCCACCGAGACCGTCGCGGACCCGGCCGTCCGGCACCGCGGCACGTTCGCCGGCTCGCTCGCGCACGCCGACCCCGCCGGCGACCTGCCCGCCGTCGCGCTCGCCCTCGACGCGGTGCTGCTCGCCCGGTCGCCGCGCGGCGAGCGGGAGATCCCGGCGGCCGAGTTCTTCGTCGACTGGATGACGTCGGCGCTGGAACCGGACGAGATCCTGACCGGCGTCCGGGTGCCCAAGCTCGGCGACGGCTGGGGCGTCCACTACGAGAAGTTCCACCGGACGGCCCAGGCGTGGGCGATCGTCGGGGTGGCGTGCGCCGTCCGGCGCGAGAACGGCACGGTCGCCGAGGCCCGCGTCGCGCTGACGAACGTCGGGCCCGCGCCCGTCCGGGCGTCCGCCGTCGAAGCCGCCGCCGCGGGCCGGACGGTCTCGGCGGACGCGCTGCGCGCGGCGGCCGAACCGGCGGCCGAGGGCCTCGCCCCGCCCGCCGACCTGCACGGATCGTCCGAGTACCGGTCGCACCTCGCGCGCGTCCTCACGGCCCGCGCGCTCACGGCCGCCGCCGCGGTGTGA
- a CDS encoding (2Fe-2S)-binding protein, whose product MPRIRVEVDGATYEDDVEPRLLLVHYLRERLGKVGTPVGCDTTNCGACTVLLDGLSVKSCSVLAVQADGRDVTTIEGLGAGGPHPLQRAFHEEHGLQCGFCTPGMIMSALDLLRENPDPSDEEIREGLEGNLCRCTGYQNIVRSVRRAAGDMRRPAQEPEVAS is encoded by the coding sequence ATGCCACGTATCCGTGTCGAGGTCGATGGGGCGACGTACGAGGACGACGTCGAACCGCGCCTCCTGCTCGTCCACTATCTGCGCGAACGGCTGGGGAAGGTCGGGACCCCGGTCGGCTGTGACACCACCAACTGCGGAGCGTGCACCGTCCTGCTGGACGGCCTGAGCGTGAAGAGCTGCTCCGTGCTCGCCGTCCAGGCGGACGGCCGCGACGTGACGACGATCGAGGGGCTGGGCGCGGGCGGCCCGCACCCGCTGCAGCGCGCGTTCCACGAGGAGCACGGGCTCCAGTGCGGCTTCTGCACCCCCGGCATGATCATGTCGGCGCTCGACCTGCTGCGGGAGAACCCCGACCCGTCCGACGAGGAGATCCGGGAGGGGCTGGAGGGCAACCTCTGCCGCTGCACCGGCTACCAGAACATCGTGCGCTCGGTGCGGCGCGCGGCCGGCGACATGCGCCGTCCGGCGCAGGAGCCGGAGGTGGCGTCATGA
- a CDS encoding xanthine dehydrogenase family protein molybdopterin-binding subunit, translating to MTATDDRPAEIGSARRRSEDARLVTGRTRWTDNIAPAGTLHVAFLRSPHAHARIERVDAAAATDLPGVVAAFSGADLAGEQGSLPCAWVVTEDMRHPEHPPMAVREVRYAGEPVACVVARDRASAVDALEAIDVDYAPLPAVVDMEAAVADGADLVHGDLGTNESYTWVFENGDLDAAMRDAPVVLERRYVQQRLIPTAMEPRSVVCVPEGDEFTLYSATQIPHILRLMLATVTGIPEHRLRVVAPDVGGGFGSKLQVYGEEVVALLLARRLGRPVKWTESRSEGNMTVHHGRDQIQRLTLAAGEDGRIRGLKVDLLADMGAYLMLVTPGIPLLGAFMFNGIYKMDAYSFTCTGVFTTKTPTDAYRGAGRPEATYAIERLMDELAAELGLDPIEVRRRNWIGHDEFPYDTIAGLTYDSGNYEAATEQALRLLEYDKLRAEQADRRERRDPVQLGIGVSTFTEMCGLAPSRVLGSLSYGAGGWEHASVRMLPSGKVEVVTGSSAHGQGHETAWAQIAADRLGVPFEDVKVLHGDTAVSPKGMDTYGSRSLAVGGVALYSACDKVVEKAKRVAAHLLEASEDDVEFTAGRFGVRGVPDSGTTIQEVATAAFAAHDLPDGVEPSLDSDATFDPDNFSFPHGTHLCAAEVDTETGMVRIRKYVAVDDIGKVVNPLIVEGQVHGGLAQGIAQALYEEAVYDADGNLTTTTMADYLIPSAADLPEFVTDRTETPATSNPLGVKGVGEAGTIASTPAVVNAIVDALRPFGVSDVPMPCTPERVWRALRGETAHETAEPGAGGGLGSAGGAA from the coding sequence ATGACGGCGACCGACGACCGTCCCGCCGAGATCGGATCGGCGCGCCGCAGGTCGGAGGACGCGCGGCTGGTCACCGGCCGGACGCGCTGGACCGACAACATCGCGCCCGCCGGGACCCTGCACGTGGCGTTCCTGCGCAGCCCGCACGCGCACGCGCGGATCGAGCGCGTGGACGCCGCGGCGGCGACGGACCTGCCGGGCGTCGTGGCGGCGTTCTCCGGCGCCGACCTCGCCGGCGAGCAGGGCTCGCTGCCGTGCGCGTGGGTCGTGACCGAGGACATGCGGCACCCGGAGCATCCGCCGATGGCCGTCCGGGAGGTCCGGTACGCCGGGGAGCCGGTGGCGTGCGTGGTGGCGCGCGACCGGGCCTCGGCCGTGGACGCGCTGGAGGCGATCGACGTCGACTACGCGCCCCTGCCCGCCGTCGTCGACATGGAGGCGGCGGTCGCGGACGGCGCCGACCTCGTGCACGGCGACCTCGGGACGAACGAGTCGTACACGTGGGTGTTCGAGAACGGCGACCTGGACGCGGCGATGCGGGACGCGCCGGTCGTCCTGGAACGCCGGTACGTGCAGCAGCGGCTGATCCCGACGGCGATGGAGCCGCGCTCGGTGGTGTGCGTGCCGGAGGGCGACGAGTTCACCCTGTACTCGGCGACGCAGATCCCGCACATCCTGCGGCTGATGCTGGCGACCGTCACGGGGATCCCCGAGCACCGGCTGCGGGTGGTGGCGCCGGACGTCGGCGGCGGGTTCGGCTCGAAGCTGCAGGTGTACGGCGAGGAGGTGGTCGCGCTGCTGCTGGCGCGGCGGCTCGGCCGTCCGGTGAAGTGGACGGAGTCGCGCAGCGAGGGCAACATGACCGTCCACCACGGCCGCGACCAGATCCAGCGGCTCACCCTCGCCGCGGGCGAGGACGGCCGGATCCGCGGCCTCAAGGTGGACCTGCTGGCCGACATGGGCGCGTACCTGATGCTGGTCACGCCCGGCATCCCGCTGCTCGGCGCGTTCATGTTCAACGGCATCTACAAGATGGACGCGTACTCGTTCACCTGCACGGGCGTGTTCACGACGAAGACCCCCACGGACGCCTACCGGGGCGCGGGACGTCCCGAGGCGACGTACGCGATCGAGCGGCTGATGGACGAGCTGGCCGCCGAACTCGGCCTCGACCCGATCGAGGTGCGGCGCCGCAACTGGATCGGGCACGACGAGTTCCCCTACGACACGATCGCGGGCCTCACCTACGACAGCGGGAACTACGAGGCGGCGACCGAGCAGGCGCTGCGCCTCCTGGAGTACGACAAGCTGCGCGCCGAGCAGGCCGACCGGCGCGAGCGCCGCGACCCGGTCCAGCTCGGCATCGGCGTGTCGACGTTCACCGAGATGTGCGGGCTCGCGCCGTCACGCGTCCTCGGCTCCCTGTCCTACGGCGCGGGCGGCTGGGAGCACGCGTCGGTGCGGATGCTGCCGTCCGGGAAGGTCGAGGTCGTCACCGGGTCGTCCGCGCACGGGCAGGGCCACGAGACGGCGTGGGCGCAGATCGCCGCGGACCGGCTCGGCGTCCCGTTCGAGGACGTGAAGGTGCTGCACGGCGACACGGCCGTCTCGCCCAAGGGCATGGACACCTACGGGTCGCGGTCGCTCGCCGTCGGCGGCGTCGCGCTGTACTCGGCGTGCGACAAGGTCGTCGAGAAGGCGAAGCGGGTCGCGGCGCACCTCCTCGAGGCGTCCGAGGACGACGTCGAGTTCACCGCCGGACGCTTCGGCGTCCGCGGCGTCCCGGACTCGGGCACCACGATCCAGGAGGTCGCGACGGCCGCGTTCGCCGCGCACGACCTGCCGGACGGCGTCGAGCCGTCCCTCGACTCCGACGCGACGTTCGACCCGGACAACTTCTCGTTCCCGCACGGCACGCACCTGTGCGCCGCCGAGGTCGACACCGAGACCGGGATGGTGAGGATCCGCAAGTACGTCGCGGTGGACGACATCGGGAAGGTCGTGAACCCGCTGATCGTCGAGGGCCAGGTGCACGGCGGGCTCGCGCAGGGCATCGCGCAGGCCCTCTACGAGGAGGCCGTCTACGACGCCGACGGCAACCTGACCACCACCACGATGGCCGACTACCTCATCCCCTCCGCGGCCGATCTGCCCGAGTTCGTCACCGACCGCACCGAGACGCCCGCGACGTCCAACCCGCTCGGGGTGAAGGGCGTCGGGGAGGCGGGCACGATCGCCTCCACCCCCGCGGTCGTCAACGCGATCGTGGACGCGCTGCGCCCGTTCGGCGTCTCGGACGTTCCGATGCCATGCACGCCCGAACGGGTCTGGCGGGCGCTGCGCGGCGAGACCGCACACGAGACGGCCGAGCCCGGCGCGGGCGGCGGCCTCGGATCGGCCGGAGGTGCCGCGTGA
- a CDS encoding bifunctional glycosyltransferase/CDP-glycerol:glycerophosphate glycerophosphotransferase, with the protein MSPKTNPETNSETGPKTGAADTVDTADTVETVETGPNPEVTAEPAAGDGVALSVVVPFRDVGGFLAECLDSIAGQTLRDLQVVMVDDGPADGPADGGAAIAAEFAARDDRFVLVRGDGEGPGPARNLGARHATGRYLAFVDGDDAIPPYAYELLVGMLESTGSDIAGGNLERLDGERTEPSGPHAEAYAETLRATHVTRRLSLLRDRTIGNKVFRRSFWEANKFRFPPGLYEDLPVALATHALASAVDTVPATVYYWRRRPGSLTDRATDPALLNDRHAALDIVQQLFAEHAPSLLPAFHAQVVDVDMHAFVRALPAATPQERERLVELGARIVGEAGPAAAEGLDAIRRLELHLLRERMPRELLEVLAFQEGGLADVPVEARGRFRQRWYARYPFFGDPERAIPDEVYDVTDEFELRADVDRVGWDGDTLIVEGWAHFDRLEVSDVRDSRIRVWMRNVKTGREVGVPVERVRRPEATARSGLSRVCVDWAGFAVRIEPEYLLDGDEWRSGTWELYAEVATAGRRAVQRLDAVEPAVRWTAARQVDELVAVQPAVDDDGFVVHVKRSRAVVTEYRRSGDTLLLTGWTKRALGPNASVIAVRRHGGAPSSHQVRGEVTLRPAAVLQTVEGTGFGFTATLPLADLMPGDASDRPYRAHLRDVLEWDVRLTGEGGPLRLTVAPALTEARFLWRGREYVLTRTSFGNLRGIERTPRPVATAARWDGSGRLTISGEFADPQDRPAHLLVRRPETGETHRVPVTWDGGRFTAAFTPAETAAFGRDIPLAAGTWEVLAPTPAGDVAVVAERSAVPSLPGWHAVGGREFEVAVEQTDALRLRTRPALADDERGPHAQRVLRSRDYPVYLRSPLADVAVFDGYAGTAYSCNPRAIFEELTRRKPETECVWVSRDGQFTVDGEARIVQYGSREHYRLLARARYIVTNYGVPRWFTKRPGQTYLQTWHGTPFKRLAYDLAEMPHQRTEKHDWMEHEVPHWDFLLSPSPYATQIMRRAFRYGGEILETGFPRNDILSSPDVDALGTHVRKELGIPEGKKVVLYAPTWRDDQSHTPGRRGFRMELDVETMRRVLGDDHVLLVRMHHLVTDRHLPPSDDFVMDVSGYPDITDLYMAADVLVTDYSSAAFDFAVLGRPMVFYAHDLERYRDHVRGCYLDLEAEAPGPVVARSVDVAEAVRAAPESEAEHADAYDRFLVTYCPHDDGGATARVLERVFAGLRG; encoded by the coding sequence GTGTCCCCGAAGACAAACCCCGAGACCAACTCCGAGACCGGCCCGAAGACCGGCGCCGCCGACACCGTCGACACCGCCGACACCGTCGAGACCGTCGAGACCGGCCCGAACCCCGAGGTGACGGCCGAGCCCGCCGCCGGCGACGGCGTCGCGCTGAGCGTCGTCGTGCCGTTCCGGGACGTCGGCGGCTTCCTCGCCGAGTGCCTGGACTCGATCGCCGGGCAGACCCTCCGTGACCTGCAGGTGGTCATGGTCGACGACGGACCGGCGGACGGTCCGGCGGACGGGGGCGCGGCGATCGCCGCGGAGTTCGCCGCCCGCGACGACCGGTTCGTCCTGGTGCGGGGGGACGGCGAGGGGCCGGGGCCCGCGCGCAACCTCGGCGCCCGGCACGCGACCGGGCGGTACCTGGCGTTCGTCGACGGCGACGATGCGATCCCGCCGTACGCGTACGAGCTGCTGGTCGGGATGCTGGAGTCGACCGGTTCGGACATCGCGGGCGGGAACCTGGAGCGGCTCGACGGGGAGCGCACGGAGCCGTCCGGCCCGCACGCGGAGGCGTACGCGGAGACGCTCCGGGCGACGCACGTCACGCGGCGGCTCTCGCTGCTGCGGGACCGGACGATCGGCAACAAGGTGTTCCGGCGGTCGTTCTGGGAGGCGAACAAGTTCCGGTTCCCGCCGGGCCTGTACGAGGACCTGCCGGTGGCGCTGGCGACGCACGCGCTCGCGTCCGCCGTGGACACCGTCCCGGCGACCGTGTACTACTGGCGGCGCCGCCCCGGCTCGCTCACCGACCGCGCCACCGACCCGGCGCTGCTCAACGACCGGCACGCGGCCCTCGACATCGTGCAGCAGCTGTTCGCCGAGCACGCCCCGAGCCTGCTGCCCGCGTTCCACGCGCAGGTCGTCGACGTCGACATGCACGCGTTCGTCCGGGCCCTGCCGGCCGCGACGCCGCAGGAACGGGAGCGGCTCGTCGAGCTGGGCGCGCGGATCGTGGGGGAGGCGGGCCCGGCGGCGGCCGAGGGGCTGGACGCCATCCGCCGCCTCGAGCTGCACCTGCTGCGCGAGCGGATGCCGCGCGAGCTGCTGGAGGTGCTCGCGTTCCAGGAGGGCGGCCTCGCCGACGTCCCGGTGGAGGCCCGCGGCCGGTTCCGGCAGCGCTGGTACGCGCGGTACCCGTTCTTCGGCGACCCGGAGCGCGCGATCCCCGACGAGGTGTACGACGTCACGGACGAGTTCGAGCTGCGCGCCGACGTCGACCGGGTCGGCTGGGACGGCGACACGCTGATCGTCGAGGGCTGGGCGCACTTCGACCGGCTGGAGGTGTCGGACGTCCGCGACTCCCGGATCCGGGTGTGGATGCGCAACGTGAAGACCGGGCGCGAGGTGGGGGTGCCCGTCGAGCGGGTGCGGCGCCCGGAGGCGACCGCGCGGTCCGGGCTGTCGCGGGTCTGCGTCGACTGGGCGGGGTTCGCGGTGCGGATCGAGCCGGAGTACCTGCTGGACGGGGACGAGTGGCGCTCGGGCACCTGGGAGCTGTACGCGGAGGTCGCGACGGCGGGGCGCCGCGCCGTGCAGCGGCTCGACGCGGTCGAGCCGGCGGTGCGGTGGACGGCGGCCCGGCAGGTGGACGAGCTGGTCGCGGTGCAGCCCGCCGTGGACGACGACGGGTTCGTCGTGCACGTGAAGCGGTCCAGGGCGGTCGTCACCGAGTACCGGCGGTCGGGCGACACGCTGCTGCTCACCGGCTGGACGAAGCGGGCGCTCGGGCCGAACGCGTCCGTCATCGCGGTCCGGCGGCACGGCGGCGCGCCGTCGTCCCACCAGGTCCGCGGCGAGGTGACGCTGCGCCCGGCGGCGGTCCTGCAGACCGTCGAGGGCACCGGGTTCGGGTTCACGGCCACGCTGCCGCTCGCCGATCTGATGCCGGGCGACGCGTCGGACCGTCCGTACCGCGCGCACCTGCGCGACGTCCTCGAGTGGGACGTCCGGCTGACCGGGGAGGGCGGTCCGCTGCGCCTCACCGTCGCGCCCGCGCTCACCGAGGCCAGGTTCCTGTGGCGGGGACGCGAGTACGTGCTCACCCGGACGTCGTTCGGGAACCTGCGCGGCATCGAGCGGACGCCGCGCCCGGTCGCCACCGCGGCCCGCTGGGACGGGTCGGGGCGCCTGACGATCAGCGGCGAGTTCGCCGACCCGCAGGACCGGCCCGCGCACCTCCTGGTCCGCCGCCCGGAGACCGGCGAGACGCACCGCGTGCCCGTCACCTGGGACGGCGGCCGGTTCACCGCCGCGTTCACCCCCGCCGAGACGGCCGCGTTCGGCCGCGACATCCCGCTCGCCGCGGGCACGTGGGAGGTGCTCGCGCCGACCCCCGCGGGCGACGTCGCCGTCGTCGCCGAGCGCTCCGCCGTCCCGTCCCTGCCCGGATGGCACGCGGTCGGCGGGCGCGAGTTCGAGGTCGCCGTGGAGCAGACGGACGCGCTGCGGCTGCGCACCCGCCCGGCGCTCGCCGACGACGAGCGCGGGCCGCACGCGCAGCGGGTGCTGCGGTCCCGCGACTACCCCGTCTACCTGCGCAGCCCGCTCGCGGACGTCGCCGTCTTCGACGGCTACGCGGGCACGGCGTACAGCTGCAACCCGCGCGCGATCTTCGAGGAGCTGACGCGGCGGAAGCCGGAGACCGAGTGCGTGTGGGTGTCGCGCGACGGCCAGTTCACGGTCGACGGTGAGGCACGGATCGTCCAGTACGGCAGCCGGGAGCATTACCGCCTGCTCGCGCGCGCACGGTACATCGTCACGAACTACGGGGTGCCGCGCTGGTTCACGAAGCGCCCCGGGCAGACGTACCTGCAGACGTGGCACGGCACCCCGTTCAAGCGGCTCGCGTACGACTTGGCGGAGATGCCGCACCAGCGCACGGAGAAGCACGACTGGATGGAGCACGAGGTCCCGCACTGGGACTTCCTGCTGTCGCCCAGCCCTTACGCCACGCAGATCATGCGCCGGGCGTTCCGGTACGGGGGCGAGATCCTGGAAACCGGGTTCCCGCGCAACGACATCCTCAGCTCCCCGGACGTCGACGCCCTCGGCACCCACGTCCGCAAGGAGCTGGGCATCCCGGAGGGCAAGAAGGTCGTCCTCTACGCTCCCACCTGGCGGGACGACCAGAGCCACACGCCCGGGCGCCGCGGCTTCCGGATGGAACTCGACGTCGAGACCATGCGCCGCGTCCTCGGCGACGACCACGTCCTCCTGGTGCGCATGCACCACCTCGTCACCGACCGGCACCTGCCGCCGTCCGACGACTTCGTCATGGACGTGTCCGGCTATCCCGACATCACCGACCTGTACATGGCGGCGGACGTCCTCGTCACCGACTACTCGTCCGCCGCGTTCGACTTCGCCGTGCTCGGCCGCCCGATGGTCTTCTACGCCCACGACCTGGAGCGGTACCGCGACCACGTGCGCGGCTGCTACCTCGACCTCGAGGCCGAGGCGCCCGGCCCCGTCGTCGCCCGCAGCGTCGACGTCGCCGAGGCGGTCCGCGCCGCGCCCGAGTCCGAAGCGGAGCACGCCGACGCCTACGACCGGTTCCTCGTCACCTACTGCCCGCACGACGACGGCGGCGCCACCGCCCGCGTCCTCGAGCGCGTCTTCGCGGGCCTGCGCGGCTGA